A window from Citrus sinensis cultivar Valencia sweet orange chromosome 5, DVS_A1.0, whole genome shotgun sequence encodes these proteins:
- the LOC127902747 gene encoding disease resistance protein At4g27190-like, protein MVESIVTIVLEFVKCLAPPTERRLGYLRNYKANVEKLEAEIDKLKDERRSIQHRVSEAERKGENIEEKVEKWLVSANITIEQAAKFIDDEKTTNKRCLMGLCPNLKTRYQLSKKAETKVKAIVKLREEAGRFVDGISYRTIPEDIWLNSHKGYEAFESRLSTLKAIQNALIDVDVSIIGVYGMGGIGKTTLVKEFARRAIEDKLYEMVVFSEVTQCPDIRKIQEEIAETLGLELSEEAESRRASRLYERLKNEKKILVILDNIGKPLDLGTIGIPFGVEHRGCKLLFTTRDLDVLLRMGSEKNFSIGILNEQEAWRLFKIMAGDYVENRELKSTATSVAKACGGLPIALTTVAKALRKKELPVWKNALQELQIPAEAYSTIELSFKYLRGEQLKKTFLLCSLITPAPIMDLFKYSMGLGVFKSVHKLEDAHNKLHAWVHQLRDSCLLLEDGGSKYISMHDVVRDVAISIAFRDMNAFVVRNEDDWKWPNADELKKYFAISFKGSIVNDIPEGSESLQLELLFMSPKNSFAVPNIPENFFKRTKKLRVLDLTRMRLLSLPSSIGLLVNLQTLCLNQSIFGGIDIAIIGKLENLEILSFLQSDIVELPKALGQLTKLRLLDLTDCFRLKVIAPNVISSLIRLEELYMGNCFIEWEVERANSKRSNASLDELMHLPRLTTLEIDVKNESMLPEGFLARKLERFKIHIGNGLFMHPMLFGQHWFKSQLHFLIDSNRKISRELELKLDFMDICSMKLQGINNVEYLRLDKLQGIENVLFNLDTEGFSQLKVLWVQNNPDFFCIVDSREMVACDAFPLLESLALHNLINMERICIDRLKVESFNELKNIEVYNCDKLSNIFWLSTTKCLPRLERIAVINCSKMKEIFATGEEVDNAIEKIEFAQLRSLSLGNLPEVTSFCREVETPSASPNRQVSQEESTTMYCSSEITLDISTLLFNEKVALPNLEALEISEINVDKIWHYNQIPTAVFPHFQSLTRLIVWGCHKLKYIFSAPMIGSLKQLQRLEIRSCEDLQEIISENRADQVILYFVFPQLTTLILHVLGKYAL, encoded by the exons ATGGTGGAAAGCATTGTTACTATTGTTTTAGAATTTGTGAAATGCTTGGCTCCTCCAACAGAACGCCGACTTGGTTATTTGCGTAACTATAAAGCCAACGTTGAGAAACTCGAGGCAGAAATAGACAAGCTCAAGGATGAAAGGAGAAGCATTCAGCACAGGGTTTCTGAGGCTGAAAGAAAAGGGGAAAATATTGAAGAGAAGGTTGAGAAGTGGCTGGTTAGTGCGAACATCACCATTGAGCAGGCAGCCAAATTCATTGATGATGAGAAGACAACAAATAAACGATGTCTCATGGGCTTGTGTCCTAATTTGAAGACCCGCTATCAGCTTAGCAAGAAAGCAGAAACAAAGGTGAAGGCCATTGTTAAACTCCGAGAAGAAGCTGGGAGATTTGTTGATGGAATTTCCTACCGTACCATTCCGGAGGATATATGGCTCAATTCTCACAAAGGCTACGAAGCCTTCGAATCAAGACTTTCTACTTTGAAGGCCATACAAAATGCATTGATCGATGTTGATGTCAGCATCATTGGGGTGTACGGCATGGGCGGCATTGGAAAGACGACACTGGTGAAGGAGTTTGCAAGGCGAGCCATTGAAGACAAGCTTTACGAAATGGTGGTTTTTTCGGAGGTTACCCAATGTCCAGACATAAGAAAGATCCAAGAGGAAATTGCGGAAACGTTAGGCCTAGAGTTGTCCGAGGAAGCTGAGTCTAGAAGAGCTAGTAGACTATATGAAAGATtgaagaatgagaagaagatcCTTGTGATTCTCGATAACATCGGGAAACCTCTTGATTTGGGGACTATTGGCATTCCTTTCGGAGTTGAGCACAGAggatgtaaattattattcacaACAAGAGATCTTGATGTGCTGTTAAGGATGGGATCTGAAAAAAACTTCTCGATTGGCATTTTAAATGAACAAGAAGCCTGGAGATTGTTCAAGATAATGGCTGGTGATTATGTTGAAAATCGTGAGTTAAAATCTACAGCAACAAGTGTAGCCAAGGCATGCGGAGGTTTGCCTATTGCCCTAACCACAGTAGCAAAGGCACTGAGAAAAAAAGAGCTGCCTGTGTGGAAGAATGCCTTGCAAGAACTCCAAATACCAGCAGAGGCATACTCAACAATTGAGCTGAGTTTCAAGTACTTAAGAGGTGAGCAACTCAAGAAAACTTTTTTACTGTGTAGTCTTATTACGCCAGCACCAATTATGGATTTGTTCAAATACAGCATGGGCTTGGGTGTATTTAAAAGTGTCCATAAGCTAGAAGATGCACATAACAAATTACATGCATGGGTCCATCAACTAAGAGACTCTTGTTTGTTGCTTGAGGATGGTGGCAGTAAATACATTTCTATGCACGATGTTGTTCGCGATGTTGCCATTTCAATTGCATTTCGTGACATGAATGCATTTGTGGTGAGAAATGAGGATGATTGGAAATGGCCAAATGCagatgaattaaaaaaatattttgcaatttcttttaaaggtAGTATTGTTAATGACATTCCTGAAGGGTCGGAATCTCTACAACTTGAACTTCTATTCATGTCTCCCAAGAACTCTTTTGCTGTGCCTAATATTCCTGAGAACTTCTTCAAAAGGACGAAAAAGCTTCGGGTCTTGGATTTGACTAGAATGCGGTTATTGTCATTGCCATCTTCAATTGGTCTTCTAGTAAATCTTCAGACACTTTGTCTTAATCAAAGCATTTTCGGAGGCATAGACATAGCCATTATTGGAAAGTTGGAAAATCTAGAAATCCTTAGCTTTTTGCAATCTGATATTGTAGAGTTGCCTAAAGCACTGGGTCAACTGACTAAGCTAAGGCTGTTAGATTTAACAGACTGTTTCCGTCTGAAAGTTATTGCCCCAAATGTCATATCAAGCTTAATCCGATTAGAAGAATTATATATGGGTAATTGCTTCATTGAATGGGAGGTTGAAAGAGCCAACAGCAAAAGAAGTAATGCTAGCCTTGACGAATTGATGCATTTACCTCGGCTAACTACTCTAGAAATTGATGTTAAAAATGAGAGTATGTTACCAGAAGGCTTTTTGGCCAGAAAGCTCGAAAGGTTCAAAATACATATTGGAAATGGGTTATTCATGCATCCCATGCTTTTTGGACAACATTGGTTTAAAAGTCAGCTGCACTTTTTGATCGACAGTAATCGCAAGATTTCAAGAGAATTGGAGCTCAAGCTTGATTTTATGGACATTTGCTCCATGAAATTGCAAGGCATCAATAACGTTGAATACTTACGGTTGGACAAGCTGCAAGGCATCGAGAATGTTCTTTTCAATTTGGACACGGAGGGCTTTTCACAATTGAAGGTCCTCTGGGTTCAAAATAATCCTGACTTCTTTTGTATCGTCGATTCAAGGGAGATGGTCGCTTGTGATGCCTTTCCTCTTTTGGAGTCACTTGCCCTTCACAATTTGATCAACATGGAGAGGATATGTATTGATCGGCTCAAAGTAGAGTCTTTCAACGAACTCAAAAACATAGAAGTATATAATTGTGATAAGTTGAGTAATATCTTTTGGCTCTCTACTACAAAATGCCTTCCAAGACTTGAGAGAATTGCAGTTATTAATTGCAGCAAGATGAAAGAGATTTTTGCAACTGGGGAAGAAGTTGATAATGCAATTGAGAAGATAGAGTTTGCTCAATTAAGATCTTTGAGTCTGGGGAATCTTCCAGAGGTTACAAGTTTTTGCCGTGAGGTGGAGACTCCTTCAGCATCACCGAACAGACAAGTGTCGCAAGAGGAATCGACGACTATGTATTGCTCCAGCGAAATCACTTTGGATATTTCAACTTTGCTTTTCAATGAGAAG GTTGCGTTGCCTAACTTGGAGGCTTTGGAGATATCTGAAATTAATGTCGACAAGATTTGGCACTACAATCAAATTCCAACGGCAGTGTTTCCTCACTTTCAAAGTTTAACACGATTGATTGTGTGGGGTTgtcacaaattaaaatacatattttcagcACCTATGATCGGAAGCCTAAAGCAGCTCCAACGCCTAGAAATACGCTCCTGTGAGGATTTACAGGAGATCATTTCTGAAAACAGAGCAGATCAAGTGATCCTTTATTTTGTCTTTCCACAGCTCACCACTTTGATACTCCAtgtgttgggaaaatatgctctttaa